GCGGTGGCCGTCCCTCATGGGCGGCGCCGGGCCTGTCTTCCTGCAGACAGTTACCACAACTTGTGCAGTTTCCTGGCCCGGGAGACGGACTCCGTGCTGCTGTCTGTCGGGTGAGTGTCGCGAGACAGCGGGGGCTTCTGTGAGGCTGGGAAGGTGGGGGCAGCTGGACGAGTGCAGCCCAGCGCGAGGCCCCGACTCCAGGGGTTGGGCGCAGGCGCAGGCGCAGGCTCAGCACCGCTTGGAGCAGAAGCCTGGGAAGACGCCCACCTCGGGGCAGCGCAGGGACAGACTGTGGGCAGGAGAGCCGGGTCCCTAGGAGGCCACAGCACGAGCCAGGGGCCTGGAGGACACAGCGCAAGGAGGCATCCTACTGGGAGCCAGGGAGCAGCCAGGGGAGGGCCAGTGTCCAAGGGGTGAGTGCCGGGGTGGTGCGGGGGCCCAGAGGCTGGAGACAAGGGCAGCTGATTGCACCCCACCCTCTTCTCTATCACGGGACAACTTCAGGTTGACTGACTTTCACCATCTTTACTTTTGGGTCATCTGAGGATAATAGCTACAGTGGGACAGGCGGTGGGGACCCTGTTTGAGCAGCCTCCAGCGACACCCGCGTCACCCGCGCACACCGGCGTGTTCTGGTCCCTCTCCTCCTTAGGTACCGCAAGGCCCCAGAGCACCATTCCCCTGTGGCCGTCACAGACTGCCTCAACGCCTCCATCTACTTCCTGAAGACCCTGGAAGCCTACGGGGTGGACCCCTCCAGGGTGGTGGCCTGTGGAGAGAGCTTTGGAGGAGGGATTGTGGCCTTAATCACCCAGACCTTGGTGGGCAGAACAGATCTTCCCCAGATCCGGGCTCAGGTCCTGATTTATCCCTTTACACAGGCCATCAATTTACAGTTACCCTCCTATCAGCAGAACCCAAATGTCCCATTCCTTTCTCTACAACTCATGCTGACATGTATGTGTTCATACCTGGCCATTGACGTCTCCTGGAAAGACGCCATGTTGAAAGGGGCTTGTATACCCCGTGATTTCTGGGACAAGCACAGGAAGTGGCTCAGCTCTGACAACCTCCCCAAGAGGTTCAGGAGCAAAGACCAGCAACCTGAGACCCTTGCACCTTTTAATGAGGCCGCCTATCTGGAAACCAAACACATTTTGGATGTAGACAATGTACCCCTCATAGCAGAAGACAAGATCATCGCTCAGCTTCCTGAGGCCTTCCTGGTGACCTGTGAGGTGGACATAGTCCGGGATGACTCCCTTCTGTATAAGAAGCGGTTGgaagaccagggtgtccgtgtgaCCTGGTACCACGTGGAGGATGGCTTTCATGGATGCTTAGTTTTATTTGATaagatgtttttctctttcccatgCTCCCTGAATATTATGAATGCTGTAGTCAGTTATGTAAAGGGCTTATGATGGTCACCCTAATGCCCAGGGCCGGGCCGGGCCTGGATGGCCTTTACCAGGAGCTGGGGCCTTTGTTGAGAAAAGTGATGCTGAATCAATCCATGGCCCAGACAGGGAGCAGGCGACAGGCTAACAAATGTCTGGTTTCATATTTGAGAAAATCCCAACTGTCCGTTTTTTTCCCCGCTATCAACAAGGTGCCGTGTTGCgcctagcctcagcctcctgggttctCATTCAGGTGAAGGAGATCCCAATCGGGGAAGAGAATACCTTCAGAAAACTTTCAAATTTCTCACCTGTAAGGTCCATGCAGAATAAATGGCCTCATCTCTTCACGCTGTCAATGTTGCATCCACACCCACGGTGACAAAGCATTGCGGGGCCACGCCCAGGTTCAAGGTCATGACCAAATCCCAACTCAGACTGGCTGCACATAGTCTTAGAAATTCCAAAGAAACTCTTCCTGGGTCTGGCCACCTTCGGGCTAGAACACAGGAATATGTCAGAGGAGTCCGctggacagagaaagagaggggtacaaggaagatgggaggaatggCAGGAAAGAGGGAGCCCTGGGGAGCCCTGAGCTTTGTCTTGGCTCAGCTCTTTAACTGGACTTGCTACAGTGGATCCCTGGCTCCCAAGAGACGGAGCCAAGGCTGTCTCTGGATGCTCCAGGTGCCAAATGGGATATGGAAAGTCATTCCCTAGGGAGCAAGGTGTTGGCCTCCTCTCTCTAAGAGCTTAGATATTGTCCCCACTATTACAAAGCACAAAGCACCTTGCTTCTGCTTAGCCAATGCCAGGTTCTGCACACAGGGAAAGGGCAGGGAACACTTCATTTCCTGTAGGGGGTGGCCCACAGTAGTTATGTATGATCCCTTGGTGGCTAGATCCACCTGTGAGGAGCCTCAACCCGGGTGAAGAAGCTGGAGGCTCTCCCTGCTAGGCAACTGTAGCCTCTGTGGTCCCAATGCCCTCACCTTGACTGCTGGGGAGGGGGCCCCACAGGTGTCCTGGTCCTTGCATTGGGGACAATCCACACAGGAAATTTGGATTGGGCTCCTGGGATCTTGGGTGGACATGGTGACTCAGGGATTGTATGTGAGCAGCTTTGAGGAAGGCCTGTGGCTGTTCTGTGTCCGTGTCACAACACCACCACAAACATGGCCGCTTACCACAGGACACAGTCACCATCTCACATTTCTGTGGCCAGGGGTCTGGACACGGCTCAGCTGGGTTCTGGGTAGAGTCCCGCAGGCCGCCATGACAGTGTTGGGCTGTGTCTCACGTGGGAAGCCTACATCCAGCTCAGCCAGGTTGTTAGGCACGATCCAGTCCCTCAGGTTATAGGCTGAGGACATCTGTGTCCTGATAGTTGTCATCCAGGGGCCACCACGCTCAACATCTAGAGGCCATCCACTGTGTCTTGCCACAGGACCTTCTTCAAATGGCTGTTTGCTTCCTTAAAGCCAGCGACAGAGAGGCAGCCGGAGCAAGGTGGCCACTAGAATCTACTGGAGGGTCATCATGACCACATGACGATATTCATGTTGTCACTTCTGCCACCTCCTGTCAGAAGCCAGTCACAGGTCTTGCTCACACTGTGTTGGCAGCAGGGGTGGGCATCAGGGGCCACCTCAGATCTGTCCTACAGGGAAGGCTGCCCCAGAAGCTGACGGATGGGAGGGACAGCTAACCCCAGTGGTCGCCTAGGAAACACAGGATGGTCGGTGCCCATGACTCCGTCAGAACATAGTGACAACTGGCGGCCCCAGGAGGGCTCCTCTCCTTTTCCCTGTTCTAACTCCCTTCTCCCACCATATCACTCCCATCTGGTCACCTCTGCACCTACCCCGAGTCTCTTCCAGGCCTGTCTTCATAAGAGCATTTTTCTGCCCTCCTGTGAGTCTGTGTCACAAAGGAAATAAGTTCGTATTTTAGGAAAATTGCCCTGGATGAACATGGAAAATGTATTGCCTGCaaagaaataatgttaaaatgcTGTAACAGAGCTGGTACTACATTTCACGTAGCTTTAAACCCCGgtattttgggaggctgaggtgggaggatcacaagctcatgGCCaggctgagcaacttagtgagaccgtgtttcaaaataaaaaatagaaagggccaGGAGAGCAGTTCAGTGGTCAATCACCTCTAGATTCAATTcccaaaactgcaaaaaaaaaaaaaaaaaaaaaaagccccatgcggtggcacatgcctataatcccagtggtttgggaggcagaggcaggaggatcacaggttcaaagccagcttcagcaacagcaaggtgctaagcaactcagtgagaccctgtctctacataaaatacaaaaagggctggggatggggctcaggggttgagtgcccctgagttcaatccctggtaccaaaaaaaaaaaaaaaaagaaaaatagaaattaaataaatccaATCATCATGTTTAAGAGGCTTAGAGGAAGGGACCAACAGCGACGGGAGTTCTGATGGGAAGAGGGAATAGAGTCACAAGGTACTTGGAAGGTATTGGGAGACTCCAAATTAGATGGGAGAAATGGGATGCAAGGTTTCAAAGAGTGGGCGCGGCGTGGAGCAGGGACAGTAATACATGGACTCCGGATTCTGTGGTCTCTGGGTGCACATCTGCCGTCTCCACATCACCGAGTGTGATTCTGGCAAGGCACTTACCCTCTTTTGCCTCAGTTCGCACGTCTGTCCATTGGGTATGACTAGGGTACCCACTCAGTGGTGGTCACaaggattaaattaattaaaattaggaAGAACTAAAAACAGTGTCTTCCATACAGTCAGAACTACATTTCACGAACAACCATAGGGGGCAAGATTAAACACTGAGTAATTATCCACTGCTAACGGAGGATAGAGGACTCTATAGAAAACAAGAATGACCAACATTGCAGCAACTAATATATCCGCAGGTGCGGGAGCAGATCCAGAGGAGGAAATCCCTGGAAGAGGTCTCAGGCTGCCTAGGTGCTGGTTTAAGAGATGTGAGTGTGGCCAGTGGGTGGCACAGACATTTCCTGAGCGGCCGTGACTAAAGCTGTTCCATGGGCAGAGGTGTCTGGGGAGCTCAGGGAGAAACTGTGTACCTCCCTTTTCAGGATGAGCTTCCTGGACCCAAGGATTCTGGTCCTGGGAGAGATGGCACCACCTAAGAGTCTCTGATCAAGGCGTTCCCTGTGTCCAGAAGGGCCGAAGACCATCATTTCACAGTGCAATCTCCCACCCGGCACCTGACCGGTTCTTGGGTACTTCTAGGTGGCGAAGGCTGTGGCGAGGCCCGTCTCCACGGGCCTGTagtttcccttccttttctgtgaagCAAGTTTCTGGACAGGAAGCCACACTGGACACAGTGTGTGATGGTGTGTGGGGTCTGCACAAGCTGCAGCTCTTAATGGTGGGCCACGCCCTCCAGGGTTGCAGCCGACCCCAGGGGTGCCCcgtcaatttcttcttctttccagaTGCTTGTCTCCAGAGCACCATGGGTGAGTGGAACGGTGAGATTCACTGGAGAACAGAAACAGAACTCTTGAAGtttttctcaaaacccaggaACCAAATAAGAGACCACTATAGATTCTGTCGACTGTAGGGATCAGCCATAGCTGTGAAAGGTGTGGTTGGGGGTGCCCCCAACCACACGGTAACCCTGGGAGTGCCGGATGATCAATGGTCACTTCCTGGGGCCCGTAGGTCATTTAGGTGGACCAGAGACAGGGGTCTTACCTGGAATGTCCAGTGGTGGGTGCAGAGTGGGCGTTAAGCAGAATGGAGGGCCTGGTCCCACCATGGAATTTGGATTGGGCCTGGGGATCCTCAGTGACTCTGGAAGAGGGCACACCAGGGAACCCAAATCCCAGTTTTCAGCACCAATAAAAGGAAATCGAGGATCTAGAGACTGGGAAGCTAGAagtgaaagacagagaccaggcagggacacacatgagagtttatttgtcagagctgacaaataaaggcacatctttcccctttattctttcactttccttttattttatctcaattttttcatagatggagagaggcaaaacaggcttggggtttgCGACTTTTATGGGGTAGGGTTAGGAATCAGAGCTGGGCAGGTCCTAATGTGGGCGGTGAAGtgtgggttggtatgagggagtggtgagtcTTTCTCAGAAACACCCTTGGGTGGGaagagaaatttttcttaaaatggcagctgtcacttaagatggttgTCCTGATGCTAAGCAAAGATCTTACATTCTTGGTGTTTGAATATCCAAGGACGAAAAATCTTCTCTGCTCAACTCTCCACTGGATTGGCGATGACTCATACTGTGAATCAATCTGAACATGGAAGAGGGACTGGGACTCAATCCAGAGAGAAACTCAGACTGACCCATCAGCAGAGTAGAGAGGAACAAAGGGTGCTTCCATTTGAAATTGGCAGTCTGATCTCTGGGATAAAGATTGTAGCTGACAGGGGGCAAGGGACTGGGACAGGTCAGGGTCAGATAGAAAGTCCCTCTTGCCCCAAGCCTGGGAGAGGCTGGCAGATAGAGCAGTACTCCCACACACCTCTCTACAACACACAGGCAGGGATTCTCAAAATAAGGGGTGCAAATCCACCCAGATCAGTCCACAGATGAAGGAGCTGTTTAGCAGCTGTGCCTGACTTGCTCTCCCAATTCCTCACACAAGAAAGCCATTTTGAGAGTGAAACCTGCCCACCCCCATTCTACCCTCCAGTAGAGGTGGCCAGGAAAGGGGTCAACTTCATACACAGACTAATTTGATAAGTGTGAATGGTTTGGATCAGAGCTGAAAACACCAAAGGGTAAGAGATTTCCACCAAATAAAGTTCCTTACAGTTGGTAGTTTCTAAAATTGGAACATCAGATAGAAAGATTCTATTTGAAGCTGGGTGCGTCAAGATATTAACGGACACTCAGTTGTGTCTTCTATCTAcagctttttattctttcccATCTCCACTTTAGTCCCCTCTCTTGCACCCATTTTACTCTCctcattttattctctctctcccccctcaccttttccctttattctttcatttttgttttatctcaatttttaaatatttcatcctACCTTCAAATTAAATTCCtaaagcaattatttttttaaagagagagtgaggggggggggagagagagagagagagagagagagagagagagagagagagagagagagaatttttaatatttattttttagttctcgacggacacaacatctttgttggtatgtggtgctgaggatcgaaccgggccgcacgcatgccaggcgagcgcgctaccacttgagccacatccccagccctccttatgCAATTATTAATGCATGACCTTTTCAGCCTATTTTATATCCCCCTTCACCCATGTTGTTCCT
This region of Ictidomys tridecemlineatus isolate mIctTri1 chromosome 11, mIctTri1.hap1, whole genome shotgun sequence genomic DNA includes:
- the LOC101960726 gene encoding arylacetamide deacetylase-like 4, which codes for MAVLWLVLLAGLPVFFLGVLVWAVLEHFRTAQVPRVLQHRAKVRFLHCMLLYTMAVGNILEKLRICSMPRFLRFLQDRVTIKNNREVVVTDLRFGTIPVRLFRPKAASSSLRRGILFYHGGGSMFGSLDSYHNLCSFLARETDSVLLSVGYRKAPEHHSPVAVTDCLNASIYFLKTLEAYGVDPSRVVACGESFGGGIVALITQTLVGRTDLPQIRAQVLIYPFTQAINLQLPSYQQNPNVPFLSLQLMLTCMCSYLAIDVSWKDAMLKGACIPRDFWDKHRKWLSSDNLPKRFRSKDQQPETLAPFNEAAYLETKHILDVDNVPLIAEDKIIAQLPEAFLVTCEVDIVRDDSLLYKKRLEDQGVRVTWYHVEDGFHGCLVLFDKMFFSFPCSLNIMNAVVSYVKGL